A single region of the Gemmatimonadales bacterium genome encodes:
- a CDS encoding thiamine pyrophosphate-dependent dehydrogenase E1 component subunit alpha produces the protein MAATSAITPSSPALGQLTREQLLELYYYMRLTRSLEERLVALYRQTKVVGGLFRSLGQEACAVGGAYALRREDMLAPLIRNLGSMLVKGATPGEVLRQYMARGDSPTRGRELNIHFGDVVDRNFIGQISHLGDMVPVMAGVTLAFKLRREQRVGLVYVGDGATSTGAFHEGINFAAVQRCPLVVIVENNGYAYSTPTHRQCAAERLVDKAAGYGVAGATADGNDVLEVYRVVHDAVERARAGGGVSLVELMTYRRKGHAEHDNQSYVPPGEIERWAATNDPLDRYVAALTGTYGVDAAALEALDASVRDAIDRATDEVEAAPMPEPGDALRGVYAEPPSAPVLWYRAGHARAVDDNERARGWGTVDG, from the coding sequence ATGGCTGCCACCAGCGCGATCACGCCGTCCTCACCTGCGCTCGGCCAACTTACGCGGGAGCAACTCCTCGAGCTCTACTACTACATGCGGCTCACCCGCTCGCTCGAGGAGCGGCTGGTGGCGCTCTATCGCCAGACCAAGGTCGTGGGCGGCCTGTTCCGCTCGCTCGGCCAGGAAGCGTGCGCTGTCGGCGGCGCCTACGCGCTCCGGCGCGAGGACATGCTCGCGCCGCTCATCCGGAATCTCGGCTCGATGCTCGTGAAGGGCGCCACGCCGGGGGAGGTGCTCCGGCAGTACATGGCCCGCGGTGATAGCCCGACGCGCGGCCGCGAGCTCAACATCCACTTCGGCGACGTGGTCGACCGCAACTTCATCGGCCAGATCTCGCATCTGGGCGACATGGTGCCGGTCATGGCCGGCGTCACGCTCGCGTTCAAGCTCCGGCGCGAGCAGCGCGTGGGGCTCGTGTACGTGGGCGACGGCGCCACCAGCACGGGCGCGTTTCATGAAGGCATCAACTTCGCCGCGGTGCAGCGCTGCCCGCTCGTCGTGATCGTCGAGAACAATGGCTACGCGTATTCCACACCCACGCACCGCCAGTGCGCGGCCGAGCGGCTGGTGGACAAGGCTGCGGGCTACGGCGTCGCCGGCGCCACGGCGGACGGCAACGACGTGCTCGAGGTCTATCGAGTGGTGCACGACGCGGTCGAGCGGGCGCGCGCCGGCGGCGGCGTATCGCTGGTCGAGCTCATGACCTACCGGCGCAAGGGCCACGCGGAGCACGATAACCAGTCGTACGTGCCGCCCGGCGAGATCGAGCGCTGGGCCGCGACCAACGATCCGCTGGACCGCTACGTTGCCGCGCTCACCGGGACGTACGGCGTGGACGCGGCGGCGCTCGAGGCGCTGGACGCGAGCGTGCGCGACGCAATTGATCGCGCCACCGACGAAGTCGAGGCCGCGCCCATGCCGGAGCCGGGCGACGCACTGCGCGGCGTCTACGCGGAGCCGCCGTCCGCGCCGGTGCTCTGGTACCGCGCCGGCCATGCGCGCGCCGTCGACGACAACGAGCGCGCCCGCGGCTGGGGAACCGTCGATGGCTGA
- a CDS encoding MBL fold metallo-hydrolase, whose amino-acid sequence MSALEVVQLPNGQFVQNCYLIGDRGTGDAVIVDPGEEPAMFLAELGTRGWTPRAIWLTHAHVDHVLGVAAIKRATGVPIHLHPLDRPLYDALPEQGSWFGLRVASLPPPDVELVPGTTLRVGGLEFAVRATPGHSPGSVSFVGHDRVFGGDVLFNGSIGRTDLPGGNFETLMATIRHEFLSLPDSTVVHSGHGPDTTIGVERLTNPFLRS is encoded by the coding sequence GTGTCCGCGCTCGAGGTCGTGCAACTGCCCAACGGGCAGTTCGTCCAGAATTGTTACCTGATCGGCGACCGCGGCACCGGCGACGCGGTGATCGTGGACCCGGGCGAGGAGCCGGCGATGTTTCTGGCCGAGCTTGGCACCCGCGGCTGGACGCCCCGAGCCATCTGGCTGACCCACGCTCACGTGGACCATGTGCTGGGCGTCGCGGCGATCAAGCGGGCCACCGGCGTGCCGATCCACCTCCACCCGCTCGACCGGCCGCTGTACGACGCGTTGCCGGAGCAGGGCTCCTGGTTCGGGCTCCGCGTGGCCTCGCTGCCGCCGCCGGACGTGGAGCTGGTCCCAGGCACGACGCTTCGGGTGGGCGGCCTCGAGTTCGCGGTCCGGGCGACGCCCGGGCACTCGCCGGGATCAGTGAGCTTTGTGGGCCACGACCGCGTCTTCGGCGGCGATGTGCTGTTCAACGGCTCGATCGGCCGCACCGATCTGCCAGGTGGCAACTTCGAGACCTTGATGGCCACGATCCGGCACGAGTTTCTTTCGCTTCCCGATTCGACCGTCGTTCACAGCGGGCACGGCCCCGACACGACGATCGGTGTGGAGCGCCTGACCAATCCGTTTCTCCGCTCATGA
- a CDS encoding alpha-ketoacid dehydrogenase subunit beta has translation MAEVTYLEAIRQALSEEMERDADVFCLGEDIGAYGGAFKATEGLRERFGPDRMIDTPVSEAGFVGAAAGAAHMGMRPVVEMQFIDFISCAYDMLTNYVATARYRAFLPCPMVVRGPAGGYVRGGPFHSQNPEAAFLHTPGLKVVYPATASDAKGLLKSAIRDDDCVLFFEHKYLYRRIKETLPDGDHVVPIGRARLAREGRDLSIVTYAATVWKALEAAEALEREDGLSVEVLDLRSLAPLDDEAIVATVKKTNRVLIVHEDTLTGGIAGEITARISEQAFEWLDAPVRRVAAHDVPLPYAPALEDFVLPQTSDIVRAARWVAEY, from the coding sequence ATGGCTGAGGTCACCTACCTCGAGGCCATTCGCCAGGCGCTCAGCGAGGAGATGGAGCGCGACGCGGACGTCTTCTGCCTGGGCGAGGACATCGGCGCCTACGGTGGCGCATTCAAGGCGACGGAGGGCCTGCGCGAGCGCTTCGGCCCCGACCGCATGATCGACACGCCGGTGAGCGAGGCGGGCTTCGTCGGCGCCGCGGCGGGCGCGGCGCACATGGGGATGCGGCCGGTGGTCGAAATGCAGTTCATCGACTTCATCTCCTGCGCCTACGACATGCTGACCAACTACGTCGCCACGGCGCGGTACCGCGCGTTCCTGCCGTGCCCCATGGTGGTGCGCGGCCCGGCCGGCGGCTACGTGCGCGGCGGCCCGTTTCACTCGCAGAACCCGGAAGCCGCCTTCCTGCACACGCCCGGGCTCAAGGTGGTCTATCCCGCGACCGCGAGCGACGCGAAAGGTCTGCTCAAGTCGGCCATTCGCGACGACGATTGCGTGCTCTTCTTCGAGCACAAGTATCTGTACCGGCGCATCAAGGAAACGCTGCCGGACGGCGACCATGTGGTGCCCATCGGGCGCGCGCGGCTGGCGCGCGAGGGGCGCGACCTCTCGATCGTCACCTACGCGGCCACCGTGTGGAAGGCGCTCGAGGCGGCGGAGGCGCTCGAGCGCGAGGACGGGCTTTCGGTCGAGGTGCTCGACCTGCGCTCGCTGGCACCGCTCGACGACGAGGCGATCGTCGCGACCGTGAAGAAGACCAACCGGGTGCTTATCGTCCATGAGGATACCCTGACCGGCGGCATCGCCGGCGAGATCACCGCGCGGATCAGCGAGCAGGCGTTCGAGTGGCTCGACGCTCCGGTGCGGCGGGTCGCGGCGCATGATGTGCCGCTGCCGTACGCGCCGGCGCTCGAGGACTTCGTGCTGCCGCAGACGAGCGACATCGTGCGCGCGGCGCGGTGGGTGGCGGAATACTAG
- a CDS encoding SDR family oxidoreductase, with protein sequence MELRGRVALVTGAGRRLGRAIAAALAERGMQLALHHHASAAGAAALRSDIESAGGVADCFAADLTDAAAARALPDRVAARFGRLDVLVNSAAVMHRLRFEETSVERWNEILDLNLRAVFFCSQGAAPHLRAQRGRIVNLADVAGLEPWPGFAAHSISKAGVVMLTKVLALSLAPDVTVNAVAPGAVLVPEHYDAEARQQLVRTTPLARLGTPEDAVGAVLYLLEAGDFVTGTTLVVDGGRAVR encoded by the coding sequence GTGGAGCTACGCGGCCGCGTCGCGCTCGTGACCGGCGCCGGGCGCCGCCTCGGCCGCGCCATCGCCGCGGCGCTCGCCGAGCGCGGCATGCAGCTCGCGCTCCATCATCACGCATCAGCCGCAGGTGCGGCCGCACTTCGATCGGACATCGAATCCGCCGGCGGCGTCGCCGACTGCTTCGCGGCCGATCTCACCGACGCCGCCGCGGCGCGCGCGCTCCCGGATCGGGTCGCGGCGCGATTCGGCCGGCTCGACGTGCTGGTGAACTCGGCGGCCGTGATGCATCGGCTCCGCTTCGAGGAGACGAGCGTGGAGCGCTGGAACGAGATTCTCGACCTCAACCTGCGCGCGGTGTTCTTCTGCTCGCAGGGCGCGGCGCCACACCTCCGCGCGCAGCGTGGCCGCATCGTCAACCTCGCGGATGTGGCGGGCCTCGAGCCCTGGCCCGGCTTTGCCGCGCACTCGATCAGCAAGGCGGGTGTCGTCATGCTCACAAAGGTGCTGGCGCTGAGCCTCGCCCCGGACGTAACGGTGAACGCCGTGGCGCCCGGAGCCGTGCTCGTCCCGGAACACTACGACGCCGAGGCCCGCCAGCAGCTCGTCCGCACCACGCCGCTCGCGCGCCTCGGCACGCCGGAGGACGCGGTGGGTGCCGTGCTCTATCTCCTCGAGGCCGGCGATTTCGTGACCGGCACGACCCTCGTCGTCGATGGCGGCCGCGCGGTCCGCTGA
- a CDS encoding SDR family oxidoreductase, producing MTAPATPDFRDRVALVTGVGRAGQIGHAVALALGRAGARLVAADLNAVGVAERVREFAALGIEARPAAGDLTIPDITELAIETAMRAYGRLDTVVNVAGGLTTYGPLSNLGPRDFDREMAINVKTTVLVSRAAIGALSAARGSIVNFASMAVLEPQSPMAVYSAAKAAVAGFTRSLALELAGAGVRVNAVAPGMVRTGDNVASVGTEGPYVELDDICRGVLSLADPASSITGQILPIRPRGA from the coding sequence ATGACGGCGCCGGCCACACCCGACTTCCGCGACCGCGTGGCGCTCGTCACCGGCGTTGGCCGCGCGGGCCAGATCGGCCACGCCGTGGCGCTGGCGCTCGGCCGCGCCGGCGCGCGGCTCGTGGCCGCCGACCTCAACGCCGTGGGCGTGGCCGAGCGCGTGCGCGAATTCGCGGCGCTCGGCATCGAGGCACGCCCCGCCGCCGGTGATCTCACCATCCCCGACATCACCGAGCTGGCCATCGAAACCGCCATGCGCGCGTACGGCCGGCTCGACACGGTCGTGAACGTCGCAGGCGGGCTCACCACCTACGGCCCGCTCAGTAACCTCGGCCCCCGCGACTTCGACCGCGAGATGGCGATCAACGTGAAGACAACAGTGCTCGTCTCGCGAGCCGCCATCGGCGCCCTCTCGGCCGCGCGCGGCTCGATCGTCAACTTCGCGTCGATGGCCGTGCTCGAGCCGCAGAGTCCGATGGCGGTGTACTCGGCCGCCAAGGCGGCCGTCGCCGGTTTCACCCGGAGCCTCGCGCTGGAGCTCGCCGGTGCCGGCGTGCGGGTGAACGCGGTGGCGCCCGGCATGGTACGCACCGGCGACAACGTCGCGAGCGTCGGCACGGAGGGCCCTTACGTCGAGCTGGACGACATCTGCCGCGGCGTCCTGAGCCTGGCGGACCCCGCCTCAAGCATCACCGGCCAGATCCTGCCCATCCGGCCGCGCGGAGCCTGA
- the trxB gene encoding thioredoxin-disulfide reductase → MPERYEFEVIIVGGGPAGLCAAMYAGRGMLRTVLIERGVPGGELLNTEWIEDYPGFLKIKGRELAQLMTDHAKAFGADIRQDNVESILRRNDGTFEVATSRGHVYEAPAVILTAGGTPHKLGVPGELEYAGRGVSYCAVCDGAFFKGETLAVVGGGDAAVEEADYLTRYAEKVYVIHRRGEFRASKLLQERLSANPKIEVLWNRRVLELVGDSAGLTSIALEDTVTGERSSLAATGCFIFIGFQPNTGLVREHFAHDPSGYMITDERMMSSIPGLFAAGDLRVQLTRQITTAVGDATTAAIAVEKFLTDRKARAERKAAVEV, encoded by the coding sequence ATGCCGGAACGCTACGAGTTCGAGGTCATCATCGTCGGCGGCGGCCCTGCCGGGCTCTGCGCCGCCATGTATGCGGGGCGGGGCATGCTGCGCACCGTCCTCATCGAGCGCGGCGTGCCCGGCGGCGAGCTGCTCAACACCGAATGGATCGAGGACTATCCCGGCTTCCTCAAAATCAAGGGTCGCGAGCTGGCGCAGCTCATGACCGACCACGCGAAGGCGTTCGGTGCGGACATCCGGCAGGACAACGTCGAATCGATCCTGCGGCGCAACGACGGCACATTCGAGGTCGCGACCTCGCGCGGCCACGTCTACGAAGCGCCCGCCGTGATCCTCACCGCCGGGGGTACGCCGCACAAGCTCGGCGTACCGGGCGAGCTGGAGTATGCAGGGCGCGGCGTCTCCTACTGCGCGGTGTGCGATGGCGCGTTCTTCAAGGGTGAAACGCTCGCCGTCGTGGGCGGCGGCGACGCGGCGGTGGAGGAGGCCGACTATCTCACGCGATACGCCGAGAAGGTCTACGTGATTCACCGGCGCGGCGAATTTCGCGCATCGAAGCTTCTCCAGGAGCGGCTGTCCGCAAACCCGAAGATCGAGGTGCTCTGGAACAGGCGCGTGCTCGAGCTCGTCGGCGATTCGGCGGGCCTCACGAGCATCGCGCTCGAGGACACGGTGACCGGGGAGCGCTCATCGCTCGCGGCCACCGGCTGCTTCATCTTCATCGGATTCCAGCCGAACACCGGTCTGGTGCGCGAGCACTTCGCCCACGATCCGAGCGGCTACATGATCACCGACGAGCGGATGATGAGCTCGATTCCCGGCCTCTTCGCCGCGGGCGACCTTCGGGTGCAGCTCACCCGGCAGATCACCACCGCCGTGGGCGATGCCACCACCGCGGCAATTGCCGTCGAGAAATTCCTCACGGACCGGAAAGCCCGGGCGGAGCGCAAGGCGGCGGTCGAGGTTTGA
- a CDS encoding PHP domain-containing protein, giving the protein MSEPQDLPGSIVDLHVHSTASDGELTPQAVVARAAGAGLAAMALTDHDTVAGVPVAEAEGARLGVRVVGGCEFSVAAPWGEMHVLGYFLPADSPELEAFLVRCRADRARRGRAMVDKLHRAGVVVSEADVLAEADGGAVGRPHVARALVRRGQVASVGDAFDRYLARGRPAFVEKTLPAFAEVATLVHSVGGVVSAAHLKDRANRSFLARLRAAGLDAVETRHPSHDGEQRARITDLALELGLLRTGGSDWHGDPAGDETHGALGSQQVPLEWLGRLEAARPARR; this is encoded by the coding sequence GTGAGCGAGCCGCAAGATCTGCCCGGATCCATCGTCGACCTCCACGTCCACTCCACCGCGTCGGACGGCGAGCTCACGCCCCAGGCGGTCGTGGCGCGCGCGGCCGGCGCCGGCCTCGCGGCGATGGCGCTCACCGATCACGACACCGTGGCCGGCGTGCCCGTCGCGGAAGCCGAAGGCGCGCGGCTCGGCGTGCGCGTCGTAGGTGGGTGCGAGTTTTCCGTTGCGGCGCCCTGGGGCGAGATGCATGTCCTCGGCTACTTCCTGCCAGCCGACTCGCCGGAGCTCGAGGCCTTTCTCGTCCGCTGCCGCGCCGACCGCGCGCGGCGCGGCCGCGCCATGGTGGACAAGCTGCACCGCGCCGGCGTCGTCGTGAGCGAGGCCGACGTGCTCGCCGAAGCGGACGGCGGCGCGGTCGGGCGGCCGCATGTGGCACGCGCGCTGGTGCGGCGCGGGCAAGTCGCTTCGGTCGGCGACGCCTTCGACCGCTACCTCGCGCGCGGCCGTCCTGCCTTCGTCGAGAAGACGCTACCGGCCTTTGCCGAGGTCGCAACGCTGGTGCATTCGGTCGGTGGCGTCGTCTCGGCCGCGCACCTCAAGGACCGCGCGAATCGATCCTTCCTGGCGCGGCTCCGGGCGGCGGGCCTCGATGCCGTGGAGACCCGCCACCCGAGCCACGATGGCGAGCAGCGCGCGCGCATTACCGACTTGGCACTCGAGCTCGGTCTCCTGCGCACGGGCGGCAGCGACTGGCATGGCGATCCGGCCGGCGACGAGACGCACGGCGCGCTCGGTTCTCAGCAGGTGCCGCTCGAATGGCTCGGGCGCCTCGAGGCGGCCCGCCCCGCGCGGCGATGA
- a CDS encoding dihydrolipoamide acetyltransferase family protein produces MALIDVVMPQMGESIAEGTLSRWLKKVGDPVKRDEPIFEISTDKVDAEIPAPNAGVLAEILVQEGETVAVQTLVARIDTEAGAAQATAAPAAAPAAAPPVPPAAPAASPLAAAAAPSPPPAPVAPAASTPPTPTPKSMAPPPAAPTPPPTTRAAASGAASSGSPNGGAETAEERLRRKSTPLVRRMAAEHNVDLARIPGSGHAGRVTRDDVLGYLEAAEGRAPAAAAAGAPAAPSTRPAPAAAAAAPAPAPAIPGVDPWPGDRVEPWSRIRRLTAEHMVMSRRVSPHVNTIFEVDYTHVADIRGRRKQEFAERGVNLTFLAFIAKAVASSLRTHPVINAAVGADATIFRRDINLGIAVALDWGLIVPVIRNADELALAGIARAINDLGERARTKRLTPDEVQKGTFTITNPGVFGSVIGTPIINQPQAAILCVGSIGKQPAVLTVDGTDTLAVRLRGFLSLAFDHRIVDGADADRFMAEVKRALEAFPEGAD; encoded by the coding sequence ATGGCTCTCATTGACGTCGTCATGCCGCAGATGGGCGAATCCATTGCCGAAGGGACCCTCTCTCGCTGGCTCAAGAAGGTGGGCGATCCGGTGAAACGGGACGAGCCCATCTTCGAGATCTCCACCGACAAGGTGGACGCGGAGATCCCGGCGCCGAACGCCGGCGTGCTCGCCGAGATTCTGGTGCAGGAAGGCGAGACGGTCGCGGTGCAGACGCTGGTGGCGCGGATCGACACCGAGGCAGGCGCGGCGCAGGCGACAGCGGCGCCGGCAGCCGCCCCGGCCGCTGCGCCGCCCGTTCCGCCGGCGGCCCCTGCCGCCTCGCCTCTGGCTGCAGCCGCAGCACCGAGCCCGCCGCCCGCACCGGTGGCGCCCGCGGCATCGACCCCGCCCACGCCGACACCAAAATCCATGGCGCCGCCACCCGCCGCGCCAACGCCTCCGCCTACTACGCGTGCCGCCGCCTCGGGTGCCGCATCCTCCGGTTCCCCCAACGGGGGCGCGGAGACGGCGGAGGAACGGCTCCGGCGCAAGTCGACGCCGCTCGTCCGCCGGATGGCGGCGGAGCACAACGTCGATCTCGCGCGCATCCCCGGCAGCGGGCACGCGGGCCGGGTGACGCGCGACGATGTGCTGGGCTATCTCGAGGCGGCGGAAGGCCGCGCGCCGGCCGCCGCAGCCGCGGGGGCGCCCGCCGCGCCCTCAACTCGGCCCGCGCCGGCCGCCGCGGCGGCCGCGCCCGCTCCGGCGCCCGCGATCCCCGGCGTCGATCCCTGGCCCGGCGATCGGGTCGAACCGTGGTCGCGCATCCGGCGGCTCACGGCCGAGCACATGGTGATGTCGCGGCGCGTGTCGCCGCACGTGAACACGATCTTCGAGGTCGACTACACCCACGTTGCTGACATTCGCGGGCGCCGGAAGCAGGAGTTCGCCGAGCGGGGCGTCAATCTTACGTTCCTCGCGTTCATCGCGAAGGCGGTGGCATCGAGTCTCCGCACGCACCCCGTGATCAACGCCGCCGTCGGCGCCGATGCCACCATCTTCCGCCGGGACATCAATCTCGGCATCGCCGTAGCGCTCGACTGGGGCCTCATCGTGCCGGTCATTCGTAACGCCGACGAGCTGGCGCTGGCCGGCATCGCCCGCGCCATCAACGATCTCGGCGAGCGGGCCCGCACCAAGCGCCTCACGCCCGATGAAGTCCAGAAGGGCACCTTCACCATCACCAACCCCGGCGTGTTCGGCTCGGTGATCGGCACGCCGATCATCAACCAACCGCAGGCCGCCATCCTTTGCGTCGGCAGCATCGGCAAGCAGCCCGCCGTGCTCACGGTGGACGGGACCGACACCCTCGCGGTGCGCCTCCGCGGATTCCTTTCGCTCGCCTTCGATCACCGCATCGTGGACGGCGCCGACGCCGATCGCTTCATGGCGGAGGTGAAGCGCGCGCTCGAGGCGTTCCCGGAGGGAGCGGACTGA
- a CDS encoding carboxypeptidase regulatory-like domain-containing protein: MNLSRIPGPLRASAVLTCAVLAVLFLAPARASAQGVSGQLRDSLVVGGPLANATLLLDGTPTRVRTDGYGRFRLDSVPAGTHTLGFTHPAFTEAGVPAPRWKLDVPAVGLANLLLATPSADSRYGRACAAEPRTPGTGYFVGTVRDAASDSGLAGVVVNAIWSEITVSKSEGVRTSRHSARAQTNAQGQFVVCRVPNDGEVTVWAARNGISTGLITLDLAGRPLAAREFTLGTRPLAAAATAADTARLTGRLDGMVKNIDGAPIADARVYVRGSRAVARTTATGAFSLAGLPAGTQTVEASALGYQPGTLAIDLKPGGVSRTEVVLGKSVQQLPSLAVIGKMPSGSGISSFDERMKRGIGTFITEDDIERRNPLIFEDIFRGIPGVQVEPVGNGYRLFSSRGAIDAQGECSPQYYVDGVPMTVDPTDDAPFPVDPRDIVGIEVYSGASTTPAEFQRAMSGCGAVVIWTKRGGSRPRPASR, translated from the coding sequence ATGAACCTGTCTCGCATTCCCGGTCCGCTCCGCGCGTCCGCCGTCCTCACCTGTGCGGTGCTCGCGGTACTCTTCCTTGCTCCGGCACGCGCGAGCGCACAGGGCGTTTCCGGGCAGTTGCGCGACAGCCTTGTCGTCGGCGGGCCGCTCGCCAACGCCACGCTCCTCCTGGACGGCACCCCCACGCGCGTCCGCACCGACGGCTACGGTCGTTTCAGGCTCGACAGCGTGCCGGCGGGCACCCACACGCTCGGATTCACCCATCCTGCCTTCACCGAGGCGGGCGTGCCCGCGCCGCGTTGGAAGCTCGACGTGCCCGCGGTGGGACTCGCAAATCTCCTCCTCGCGACACCGTCGGCCGACAGCCGCTACGGCCGCGCCTGCGCCGCCGAGCCGCGCACACCCGGCACCGGATACTTCGTCGGCACCGTGCGCGATGCCGCGTCGGACAGCGGGCTCGCGGGGGTCGTGGTGAACGCGATCTGGTCGGAGATCACGGTGAGCAAATCGGAGGGCGTTCGCACGTCACGGCACAGCGCGCGGGCCCAGACCAACGCGCAGGGGCAGTTCGTCGTCTGCCGAGTGCCCAACGACGGCGAGGTCACTGTCTGGGCCGCCAGAAATGGGATCTCGACCGGCCTGATCACGCTCGACCTTGCCGGGCGCCCGCTTGCGGCGCGTGAGTTCACCCTTGGCACCCGGCCGCTGGCCGCGGCGGCCACGGCCGCCGACACCGCGCGGCTCACCGGCCGCCTCGACGGCATGGTGAAGAACATCGATGGCGCCCCAATCGCCGACGCCCGGGTGTACGTGCGCGGCAGCCGCGCCGTCGCGCGCACCACCGCCACGGGCGCGTTCTCGCTCGCCGGCCTGCCCGCCGGAACCCAGACCGTCGAGGCCTCAGCCCTCGGCTACCAGCCCGGCACTCTTGCGATCGATCTCAAGCCGGGCGGCGTTTCCCGCACCGAGGTCGTGCTCGGAAAGTCGGTTCAGCAACTCCCGTCGCTCGCCGTGATCGGCAAGATGCCTTCGGGCAGCGGCATCTCGTCGTTCGACGAGCGGATGAAGCGGGGGATCGGCACGTTCATCACCGAGGACGACATCGAGCGGCGCAATCCGCTGATCTTCGAGGACATCTTCCGCGGCATCCCGGGCGTGCAGGTCGAGCCGGTGGGCAACGGCTATCGGCTCTTCTCGAGCCGGGGGGCCATTGATGCCCAGGGTGAATGCAGCCCGCAGTACTACGTGGATGGCGTGCCCATGACGGTTGACCCGACCGACGACGCCCCGTTCCCCGTCGACCCGCGCGACATCGTGGGCATCGAGGTGTATTCCGGCGCATCGACCACGCCCGCCGAGTTTCAGCGCGCGATGAGCGGGTGCGGCGCCGTCGTGATCTGGACCAAGCGCGGCGGCTCGCGGCCGCGGCCGGCGAGCCGCTGA
- a CDS encoding cupin domain-containing protein has translation MSNFIRAADRAVFSAARAAKADLARGERLFVGLNCFEPGQSQALHAHAGADKFYLVLTGKARITVGCETQLAEAGTLVWAPAGEPHGVDEAIERTVMLVAIAPPPVG, from the coding sequence ATGAGCAACTTCATTCGCGCCGCGGACCGGGCCGTGTTTTCGGCGGCGAGGGCGGCCAAGGCGGATCTTGCGCGGGGCGAGCGGCTGTTCGTCGGCCTCAACTGCTTCGAGCCGGGCCAGTCGCAGGCGCTGCACGCGCACGCCGGGGCCGACAAATTCTATCTCGTCCTCACGGGAAAGGCGAGGATCACGGTGGGCTGCGAGACGCAACTCGCCGAGGCCGGCACGCTCGTCTGGGCGCCGGCCGGCGAGCCGCATGGCGTGGACGAGGCGATCGAGCGCACGGTCATGCTCGTCGCCATCGCGCCGCCGCCGGTCGGGTGA